A genome region from Solanum pennellii chromosome 12, SPENNV200 includes the following:
- the LOC107006971 gene encoding vinorine synthase-like, with protein sequence MELNLEFISTKLIKPSIPTPPHLKNYKLSFFDQLAEREHMPLLLFYPYGNNNDIDDDSFDQKLEKSLSRILSHVYPAAGRLSRDRLSIDCLDQGVTFTKAKVNCQFNDFIDQVQNDLNLALFFFPRDIQDLKDVDFDSTPPMVVQVTKFECGGIAMSISASHPVMDGFSNFKFVYEWAKVCKFEIPGDAIHFMSFDFGEILPARDLSRIFPNRVHPVESEERFIANRFFITEQTISSLRDKLTGAIDSGELCFKPSRVEIITAILWRALIRVSEAKHGYLRRSLVFFPVNLRGRISLPLKENAFGNYVMDAPILFVPEKNKMELHDFVTLIRNSVQKAIDACAIGSADDIIANVANSYKEIFASKEWGTDNDEVDKCIISSLCKFPMKDADFGRGKPSLMHFGLRNFHSCWMYDAECGSICVQVDLKDSYMSLFECQSDIKAFTNVLGNQERIQLQPLM encoded by the coding sequence ATGGAATTGAACTTAGAATTCATTTCCACAAAACTCATAAAACCATCCATACCAACACCACCACACCTTAAGAATTACAAGTTATCGTTCTTCGATCAGCTCGCGGAGAGGGAACATATGCCATTACTACTTTTCTATCCATATGGTAACAACAATGACATCGATGATGATTCGTTTGATCAGAAACTCGAAAAATCCCTGTCCAGGATTTTATCTCATGTTTATCCTGCAGCAGGAAGGTTGTCAAGGGATCGATTATCAATCGATTGCCTTGACCAAGGTGTTACGTTTACAAAAGCTAAAGTCAATTGTCAATTCAATGATTTTATTGATCAGGTCCAAAACGACCTTAATCTCGCCCTGTTTTTCTTCCCTCGGGATATCCAGGATTTAAAGGACGTGGATTTTGACAGTACTCCACCTATGGTTGTGCAAGTCACAAAATTCGAATGTGGTGGAATTGCTATGTCCATTAGTGCATCACACCCTGTAATGGATGGATTCAGCAATTTCAAATTCGTTTACGAGTGGGCTAAAGTGTGTAAATTTGAGATTCCAGGTGACGCGATTCATTTCATGAGTTTTGATTTTGGTGAGATTCTTCCAGCAAGAGATTTATCGCGTATTTTCCCAAATCGTGTTCATCCAGTAGAGTCAGAAGAAAGATTTATAGCTAACAGATTCTTTATTACTGAACAGACGATATCGTCTCTCAGAGACAAGTTAACAGGGGCGATAGATTCAGGGGAGTTGTGCTTTAAGCCTTCGAGAGTTGAAATTATTACAGCAATTTTATGGAGGGCTTTAATTCGTGTTTCAGAAGCAAAACACGGATATTTGAGACGTTCATTAGTGTTTTTTCCAGTGAATTTACGCGGAAGAATCTCATTACCTTTAAAAGAAAACGCGTTTGGGAATTATGTAATGGATGCTCCAATACTGTTTGTACCAGAGAAGAACAAAATGGAGCTtcatgattttgtaacattgaTTAGGAATTCAGTGCAAAAAGCTATTGATGCTTGTGCTATAGGTTCAGCTGATGATATAATCGCGAATGTGGCTAATTCATACAAGGAAATCTTCGCGTCAAAAGAATGGGGAACAGACAATGATGAAGTCGACAAGTGTATAATTTCGAGTTTGTGTAAGTTTCCTATGAAGGATGCCGATTTTGGTAGAGGAAAACCGAGTTTGATGCATTTTGGATTGAGAAATTTTCATAGTTGTTGGATGTATGATGCAGAATGTGGAAGTATTTGTGTTCAAGTGGACTTGAAGGATAGTTATATGAGTTTATTTGAATGTCAAAGTGATATCAAGGCTTTTACCAACGTTCTTGGAAATCAAGAGCGGATTCAATTGCAGCCGTTAATGTAA